In one Rhinoraja longicauda isolate Sanriku21f chromosome 32, sRhiLon1.1, whole genome shotgun sequence genomic region, the following are encoded:
- the upk2 gene encoding uroplakin-2 yields MRLLFFLALASICWAQDFMISLVNETETQVIANRRSMSAIISLPPCNFSSMTVKVTVTNSTGQGPTQPNFEMPVCRIRRDLVSLMSAPDGISQTNNVGYQVTMLKQNMVYNVSYSIGSKRSNQLQFMTISPVDYMSIDTSFGRSGAMVVITVLLVIAMVALIITFIVVLVLYK; encoded by the exons ATGAGGCTGCTCTTTTTCCTGGCGCTGGCCTCCATCTGCTGGGCTCAAG ATTTTATGATCTCGCTGGTGAATGAGACTGAGACCCAGGTGATAGCGAATCGCCGATCCATGTCTGCGATCATATCGTTGCCTCCTTGCAACTTTTCCAGTATGACTGTCAAAGTCACCGTGACCAACTCAACTGGACAAG GGCCAACGCAACCCAACTTTGAGATGCCGGTCTGTCGGATCAGGCGTGATTTAGTCAGTCTGATGTCTGCCCCTGATGGCATTTCCCAAACGAATAACGTGGGCTACCAGGTGACAATGCTGAAACAGAACATGGTGTACAA TGTGTCTTACAGTATTGGCAGCAAGAGGAGCAACCAGCTACAATTCATGACCATCTCAC CCGTTGACTACATGTCCATCGACACTAGTTTTGGCCGCAGTGGAGCGATGGTGGTAATCACCGTGCTTCTGGTTATCGCCATGGTTGCGCTGATCATCACATTCATCGTTGTTCTTGTACTTTACAAGTAA